A genome region from Arthrobacter agilis includes the following:
- the recO gene encoding DNA repair protein RecO, translating into MPSSSASRTYRTEGVVLRTYKLGEADRIIVLLTRDQGQVRAVAKGVRRTSSKFGSRLEPFMSVDLLLAHGRNLDVITQAQTKGAYGHGIASDYGRYTAATAIAETAERLTDIGEAGGAQYALVAGAFSALSRDLHPSELILDSYLLRALATAGWAPSFTDCARCGAPGPHSAFSAPLGGAVCPVCRPPGSASPSPATMDLLGALLTGDWTLADASESGARREAAGLVAAYLQWHLERGVASLKHVERA; encoded by the coding sequence GTGCCGTCCTCCTCAGCATCACGTACCTACCGCACCGAAGGTGTCGTGCTCCGCACCTACAAGCTCGGTGAGGCGGACCGCATCATCGTGCTGCTGACCCGCGACCAGGGCCAGGTCCGCGCGGTGGCCAAGGGCGTGCGGCGGACCAGCAGCAAGTTCGGTTCGCGCCTCGAACCGTTCATGTCCGTCGACCTCCTGCTCGCGCACGGACGCAACCTCGACGTCATCACCCAGGCGCAGACGAAGGGCGCCTACGGGCACGGCATCGCCTCCGACTACGGGCGCTACACGGCCGCGACGGCCATCGCCGAGACCGCCGAGCGCCTGACCGATATCGGTGAGGCCGGGGGAGCGCAGTACGCCCTCGTCGCCGGGGCGTTCTCGGCCCTCAGCCGCGACCTGCACCCGTCGGAGCTCATCCTCGACTCCTACCTGCTGCGGGCCCTCGCGACCGCGGGATGGGCTCCCAGCTTCACCGACTGCGCCCGGTGCGGCGCGCCCGGACCCCACTCCGCGTTCTCGGCGCCGCTCGGCGGGGCCGTCTGTCCGGTGTGCCGGCCGCCCGGGTCGGCGTCGCCGTCGCCCGCCACGATGGACCTGCTCGGAGCGCTCCTCACGGGGGACTGGACTCTCGCGGACGCGTCGGAGAGCGGAGCGCGCCGCGAGGCCGCCGGGCTCGTCGCGGCCTACCTGCAATGGCACCTCGAACGCGGGGTCGCCTCCCTCAAACATGTGGAGCGTGCATGA
- a CDS encoding quinone-dependent dihydroorotate dehydrogenase: MRFYPTFFRLVFSGMDAERAHRIGFTLIRAVDMTPVGWALRRFCAPDPGLATTAFGVEFPSPFGLAAGFDKAGKGVLSLTALGFGHVEIGTITGQAQPGNPAPRLFRLVEDRAVINRMGFNNDGAAAVAPRLQSARHRLARRYGERRRPVVGVNIGKTKKVDIADAIADYLVSAGQLAPVADYLVVNVSSPNTPGLRLLQSVDSLRPLLEAVRSTADGAAGRHVPLLVKIAPDLTDQDLDDVGALALDLGLDGIVATNTTITRGNLTTDPATVMAKGVGGLSGAPLKARSLEVLTRLRAAVGDELAIVSVGGVETPDDVAERLDAGATLVQGYTAFLYEGPFWARRINRGLARRRAAT, from the coding sequence ATGCGTTTCTACCCGACCTTCTTCCGGCTCGTCTTCTCCGGGATGGACGCCGAGAGGGCCCACAGGATCGGGTTCACCCTCATCCGCGCCGTCGACATGACACCCGTGGGCTGGGCCCTGCGCCGCTTCTGCGCACCCGACCCGGGCCTCGCCACCACCGCGTTCGGGGTCGAGTTCCCGTCGCCCTTCGGCCTCGCTGCCGGTTTCGACAAGGCCGGCAAGGGCGTGCTGTCGCTGACCGCGCTCGGCTTCGGCCATGTGGAGATCGGGACGATCACCGGCCAGGCGCAGCCCGGCAACCCGGCGCCCCGCCTGTTCCGCCTCGTGGAGGACAGGGCCGTCATCAACCGGATGGGCTTCAACAACGACGGTGCCGCCGCCGTCGCCCCCCGCCTGCAGTCGGCCCGGCACCGGCTGGCGCGCCGCTACGGGGAGCGCCGGCGGCCCGTGGTCGGTGTGAACATCGGCAAGACCAAGAAGGTCGACATCGCCGACGCCATCGCCGACTACCTCGTGAGCGCAGGTCAGCTCGCCCCCGTGGCGGACTACCTGGTGGTCAACGTGTCCTCACCGAACACGCCGGGGCTCCGGCTGCTGCAGAGCGTGGACTCCCTCCGGCCGCTGCTGGAAGCGGTGCGCAGCACGGCCGACGGCGCGGCGGGCCGGCACGTGCCGCTCCTCGTCAAGATCGCCCCCGACCTCACGGACCAGGACCTCGACGACGTCGGCGCCCTCGCCCTGGACCTCGGACTCGACGGCATCGTCGCCACGAACACCACCATCACCCGCGGGAATCTCACCACCGACCCCGCCACGGTGATGGCCAAGGGCGTGGGCGGCCTCAGCGGCGCGCCCCTGAAAGCCCGTTCGCTGGAGGTCCTCACGCGGCTGCGGGCCGCCGTGGGTGATGAGCTGGCCATCGTCTCCGTGGGCGGCGTCGAGACGCCCGACGACGTCGCCGAGCGGCTCGACGCCGGCGCCACGCTCGTGCAGGGCTACACGGCCTTCCTCTACGAGGGACCGTTCTGGGCGCGCCGCATCAATCGGGGGCTGGCACGCCGTCGCGCAGCCACCTGA
- a CDS encoding DUF3043 domain-containing protein, with protein sequence MFGRNKEAPSAQEVVDSASSTHETQRVQGKGAPTPKRSVQQAARKRPLVPTDRKAARDKDRSAVRDDRARMRQALDTDDERYLPLRDKGPNRRFIRQFVDARVNIGEFLMIAALVFVILSFFQSLAVQSAVLMAFWVLIVAVIVDCILLRRKLKKKLTEKFGGPNQGDLWYGVTRALQLRRLRLPKPQVKRGQYPS encoded by the coding sequence GTGTTCGGACGAAATAAGGAAGCCCCCTCTGCCCAGGAAGTCGTTGACAGCGCTTCATCGACCCACGAGACGCAGCGCGTGCAGGGCAAGGGTGCCCCGACACCCAAGCGCAGCGTCCAGCAGGCCGCCCGCAAGCGACCCCTCGTGCCCACCGACCGCAAGGCCGCCCGGGACAAGGACCGGTCGGCGGTGCGGGACGACCGCGCCAGGATGCGCCAGGCCCTCGACACCGATGACGAGCGCTACCTGCCGCTCCGGGACAAGGGCCCGAACCGGCGCTTCATCCGGCAGTTCGTCGACGCGCGCGTGAACATCGGCGAGTTCCTCATGATCGCCGCCCTCGTGTTCGTGATCCTCAGCTTCTTCCAGTCCCTCGCGGTGCAGAGCGCCGTGCTCATGGCGTTCTGGGTCCTCATCGTCGCGGTGATCGTCGACTGCATCCTGCTGCGGCGCAAGCTGAAGAAGAAACTGACGGAGAAGTTCGGCGGCCCCAACCAGGGCGATCTCTGGTACGGGGTGACCCGGGCGCTGCAGCTTCGCCGCCTGCGCCTGCCGAAGCCGCAGGTCAAGCGCGGACAGTACCCCTCCTGA
- the ctaC gene encoding aa3-type cytochrome oxidase subunit II, protein MSSQDRTGSKRVRIAKISSISLAGALLLTGCSAEAQKGWLPADRDNTNHTGAITDLWVNSWIAALAVGVITWGLIIWCMVAYRRRKNDTGYPRQMSYNLPLEIFYLTIPLFMVLVFFYFTERDIATIDARVEDPDVIVDVRGKQWSWDFNYVTEDKYSTGVQGSLNGEEGVPENLPTLYLPVNRSVELQLNARDVQHSFFVPAFLQKRDLYPGRTNYINLTPTKEGTFAGKCAELCGQYHSEMLFNVKVVSQAEFDAQMDRLEDGQLGDEYDRDSYPGDDPDTDPARSSS, encoded by the coding sequence GTGAGTTCGCAGGACCGAACCGGTAGCAAGCGCGTCAGGATCGCGAAGATCTCCAGCATCTCGCTGGCTGGCGCCCTCCTACTGACCGGCTGTTCGGCAGAAGCCCAAAAGGGCTGGCTTCCGGCAGACCGGGACAACACCAACCACACCGGGGCCATCACCGATCTGTGGGTCAACTCGTGGATCGCGGCCCTGGCCGTCGGCGTCATCACGTGGGGCCTGATCATCTGGTGCATGGTCGCGTACCGCCGCCGGAAGAACGACACCGGCTACCCGCGGCAGATGAGCTACAACCTGCCGCTCGAGATCTTCTACCTGACGATCCCGCTGTTCATGGTGCTCGTGTTCTTCTACTTCACCGAGCGCGACATCGCGACGATCGACGCCCGCGTGGAGGACCCCGACGTGATCGTGGACGTCCGCGGCAAGCAGTGGTCGTGGGACTTCAACTACGTCACCGAGGACAAGTACTCCACCGGTGTCCAGGGCAGCCTGAACGGCGAGGAAGGCGTCCCGGAGAACCTTCCGACCCTGTACCTGCCCGTGAACCGGTCGGTCGAGCTCCAGCTCAACGCCCGCGACGTGCAGCACTCGTTCTTCGTCCCGGCGTTCCTGCAGAAGCGCGACCTGTACCCCGGGCGCACCAACTACATCAACCTCACTCCTACCAAGGAGGGGACCTTCGCGGGCAAGTGCGCCGAGCTGTGCGGTCAGTACCACTCGGAGATGCTCTTCAACGTCAAGGTCGTCTCGCAGGCGGAATTCGATGCGCAGATGGACCGTCTGGAGGACGGTCAGCTCGGCGACGAGTACGACCGCGACTCCTACCCCGGAGATGATCCCGATACCGACCCAGCCAGGAGCAGCAGCTGA
- the leuA gene encoding 2-isopropylmalate synthase, protein MQNAQKTSSMPFGKYRPFQDQISVELPDRTWPDRVITKAPRWCAVDLRDGNQALIDPMNPERKHKMFDLLVRMGYKEIEVGFPSASQTDFDFVRQLIEGDRIPDDVTIQVLTQSREHLIERTYASLEGADRAIVHLYNSTSVLQRRVVFNQDQDGIIDIALQGARLCRKFEENMGDTAITYEYSPESFTGTELEFAARISNEVSAVFEASADRQMILNLPATVEMATPNVYADSIEWMSRNLADRDSIILSLHPHNDRGTGVAAAELGYLAGADRIEGCLFGNGERTGNVDLVTLGMNLFSQGIDPEIDFSDMDDIRRTAEYCNQLSVPERSPYGGDLVFTAFSGSHQDAIKKGFESMERDAAEAGVGIDDLSWAVPYLPIDPKDIGRSYEAVIRVNSQSGKGGVAYLLKNEHSLDLPRRAQIEFSGVIQRRTETQGGEVSGAQLWSVFQDEYLPTRTEGGTEAWGHYELTSVNTDTAEDGSFKLVATLLVDGVQQRRSAHGSGPIDALLAILSQDGVDVRVLDYTEHALSSGGNARAAAYVECAVGERVLWGAGIDANTTMAALKAVVSAVNRAIRDAA, encoded by the coding sequence ATGCAGAACGCACAGAAGACCTCCAGTATGCCCTTCGGCAAGTACCGTCCGTTCCAGGACCAGATCTCCGTGGAGCTCCCCGACCGCACCTGGCCGGACCGCGTCATCACGAAGGCGCCCCGCTGGTGTGCGGTCGACCTCCGCGACGGCAACCAGGCGCTCATCGATCCGATGAACCCCGAACGCAAGCACAAGATGTTCGATCTGCTGGTCCGCATGGGCTACAAGGAGATCGAGGTCGGTTTCCCCTCGGCGTCGCAGACGGACTTCGACTTCGTGCGCCAGCTCATCGAGGGCGACCGCATCCCCGACGACGTCACCATCCAGGTGCTGACGCAGTCCCGCGAGCACCTGATCGAACGCACCTACGCGTCCCTCGAGGGCGCCGACCGGGCGATCGTCCACCTCTACAACTCGACGTCGGTGCTGCAGCGCCGCGTGGTGTTCAACCAGGACCAGGACGGGATCATCGACATCGCCCTCCAGGGCGCCCGGCTGTGCCGCAAGTTCGAGGAGAACATGGGCGACACAGCCATCACCTACGAGTACTCCCCGGAATCCTTCACCGGGACCGAACTGGAGTTCGCGGCTCGCATCAGCAACGAGGTCTCGGCCGTGTTCGAGGCCTCCGCGGACCGGCAGATGATCCTGAACCTGCCCGCCACCGTGGAGATGGCCACACCGAACGTGTACGCCGACTCCATCGAGTGGATGAGCCGCAACCTCGCCGACCGCGACAGCATCATCCTGTCGCTGCACCCCCACAACGACCGCGGCACGGGCGTCGCCGCCGCCGAACTCGGCTACCTGGCCGGGGCGGACCGCATCGAGGGCTGCCTCTTCGGCAACGGTGAGCGGACCGGCAACGTGGACCTCGTGACCCTCGGCATGAACCTGTTCAGCCAGGGCATCGACCCGGAGATCGACTTCTCCGACATGGACGACATCCGCCGCACCGCCGAGTACTGCAACCAGCTCAGCGTGCCCGAGCGGTCGCCCTACGGAGGCGACCTCGTGTTCACCGCCTTCTCCGGCTCCCACCAGGACGCCATCAAGAAGGGCTTCGAGAGCATGGAGCGCGACGCCGCGGAGGCGGGCGTCGGAATCGACGACCTCTCCTGGGCCGTCCCCTACCTGCCGATCGACCCCAAGGACATCGGCCGCTCCTACGAGGCCGTCATCCGCGTCAACTCGCAGTCCGGCAAGGGCGGCGTGGCCTACCTGCTCAAGAACGAGCACAGCCTCGATCTGCCCCGCCGCGCGCAGATCGAGTTCTCCGGCGTCATCCAGCGCCGCACCGAGACCCAGGGCGGCGAGGTCAGCGGCGCCCAGCTGTGGTCGGTCTTCCAGGACGAGTACCTGCCCACCCGCACCGAGGGCGGCACGGAGGCCTGGGGCCACTACGAGCTCACGTCGGTCAACACCGACACGGCCGAGGACGGATCCTTCAAGCTCGTCGCCACGCTCCTCGTCGACGGCGTCCAGCAGCGCAGGTCCGCCCACGGCAGCGGCCCGATCGACGCGCTGCTGGCCATCCTCAGCCAGGACGGCGTGGACGTGCGCGTCCTCGACTACACCGAGCACGCGCTGTCCTCCGGCGGGAACGCCCGCGCGGCGGCCTACGTGGAGTGCGCGGTCGGCGAGCGCGTCCTGTGGGGTGCCGGCATCGACGCGAACACCACCATGGCGGCCCTGAAGGCCGTCGTCTCCGCCGTGAACCGGGCCATCCGCGACGCCGCCTGA
- a CDS encoding M13 family metallopeptidase — protein sequence MTISTFDPDQLDGSVRPQDDLFRHANGVWLSSAVIPEDRPLTGSFTALRDASELAVRAIIEDAAGTGGDAAADGIDAKLGTLYAGFMDTQRIEAEGAAPIMPLLERIAAVTTVEELVDLSAGLTRSGVQGLAAPYVSNDAGNPERYLLHLYQSGLGLPDESYYREDGFAETREKYGELLATLFGLVGTGDPAGAAARVLALETRLAASSMGSVERRDPQKTYNLVQHGDVAGLSDHLVPWLGIVTDAPDQAAELVVNQPDYVRGLDAALREEDLATWREWLASRVLLHASDYLDERFVDAAFAFYGTHLAGTPQLKDRWKRGVALVEGAMGEAIGQRYVERHFPATHKAAMLDLVGNLIAAYESSITALTWMTDETRSRALEKLARFTTKIGYPEQWIDYGPLDVRPSDLYGNVLRAAEFEHRRQLDKLGQPIDRGLWLMTPQTVNAYYMPTMNEIVFPAAILQPPFFDIEADDAINYGAIGAVIGHEIGHGFDDKGSQFDGTGRLSNWWSEQDRKAFDALTGRLVAQYAALEPSEVPGQAVNGELTLGENIGDLGGLGISYRAYLLSLGGAEAPVVDGLTGTQRFFLSWATCWQQKIRPEEAKRRLTVDPHSPNEFRCNQVVRNLDEFHEAFAVGEQDGLWLDPAERVRIW from the coding sequence ATGACGATCAGCACTTTCGATCCGGACCAGCTCGACGGGTCGGTCCGGCCGCAGGACGACCTCTTCCGGCACGCGAACGGCGTGTGGCTGAGCTCCGCCGTCATCCCCGAGGACCGCCCGCTCACGGGCTCCTTCACCGCGCTGCGCGACGCCTCGGAACTCGCCGTCCGCGCCATCATCGAGGATGCCGCCGGGACGGGCGGGGACGCCGCGGCGGACGGCATCGACGCGAAGCTCGGCACCCTGTACGCCGGTTTCATGGACACGCAGCGCATCGAGGCGGAGGGCGCCGCGCCGATCATGCCGCTGCTCGAGCGGATCGCCGCGGTGACGACGGTCGAGGAACTGGTGGACCTGAGCGCCGGTCTCACCCGCTCCGGGGTGCAGGGCCTCGCGGCGCCCTATGTCAGCAACGACGCCGGCAATCCGGAGCGGTACCTGCTGCACCTCTACCAGTCCGGCCTCGGGCTGCCGGACGAGTCGTACTACCGGGAGGACGGCTTCGCCGAGACCCGGGAGAAGTACGGCGAGCTGCTCGCCACCCTTTTCGGGCTCGTCGGCACCGGGGACCCGGCGGGCGCGGCGGCTCGCGTCCTGGCGTTGGAGACGCGCCTCGCGGCGTCGTCCATGGGCAGCGTCGAGAGGCGTGACCCGCAGAAGACCTACAACCTGGTGCAGCACGGCGACGTCGCCGGCCTGTCGGACCACCTCGTCCCGTGGCTGGGCATCGTCACCGATGCACCGGACCAGGCGGCGGAGCTCGTCGTCAACCAGCCGGACTACGTCCGCGGGCTGGACGCGGCCCTGCGCGAGGAGGACCTCGCCACCTGGCGGGAGTGGCTGGCGAGCCGCGTCCTGCTGCACGCGTCCGACTACCTCGACGAGCGGTTCGTCGACGCGGCCTTCGCCTTCTACGGCACCCACCTCGCGGGTACGCCGCAGCTGAAGGACCGGTGGAAGCGCGGGGTCGCGCTGGTGGAGGGCGCCATGGGCGAGGCGATCGGCCAGCGGTACGTGGAGCGCCACTTCCCCGCGACGCACAAGGCAGCGATGCTCGACCTGGTGGGCAACCTCATCGCCGCCTACGAGTCGAGCATCACGGCCCTCACCTGGATGACCGACGAGACACGGTCACGGGCCCTCGAGAAGCTGGCCCGCTTCACCACGAAGATCGGCTACCCCGAGCAGTGGATCGACTACGGGCCGCTCGATGTCCGGCCCTCGGACCTCTACGGCAACGTCCTGCGCGCGGCCGAGTTCGAGCACCGCCGCCAGCTGGACAAGCTCGGCCAGCCGATCGACCGCGGGCTGTGGCTCATGACGCCGCAGACGGTCAACGCCTACTACATGCCCACCATGAACGAGATCGTGTTCCCCGCCGCGATCCTCCAGCCGCCGTTCTTCGACATCGAGGCCGACGACGCGATCAACTACGGCGCGATCGGCGCGGTGATCGGGCACGAGATCGGCCACGGCTTCGACGACAAGGGGTCCCAGTTCGACGGGACGGGCAGGCTCTCCAACTGGTGGAGCGAGCAGGACAGGAAGGCCTTCGACGCCCTCACGGGCCGGCTCGTGGCGCAGTACGCCGCGCTCGAACCGTCCGAGGTGCCGGGCCAGGCGGTCAACGGCGAGCTGACGCTCGGCGAGAACATCGGCGACCTCGGCGGGCTGGGCATCAGCTACCGGGCCTACCTCCTCAGCCTCGGCGGCGCCGAGGCCCCCGTCGTCGACGGCCTCACCGGCACCCAGCGGTTCTTCCTCTCCTGGGCGACGTGCTGGCAGCAGAAGATCCGGCCCGAGGAGGCGAAGCGGCGCCTGACCGTCGATCCGCACTCGCCGAACGAGTTCCGCTGCAACCAGGTGGTGCGGAACCTCGACGAGTTCCACGAGGCCTTCGCCGTCGGAGAGCAGGACGGCCTCTGGCTCGACCCGGCCGAGCGCGTCAGGATCTGGTAG
- a CDS encoding alpha/beta hydrolase, whose translation MDESWAEDILGPSFRALTLPLEPDDEGPRVATLVAYEPDGAGGTAEPAGTARAVLYVHGFSDYFFHEELARTLHLHGWAFFALDLHKYGRSLLPGQTPGYVTSLEDYDADLEAAILALERRIAVRRGVPTAVDLVLIAHSTGGLVATLWAARNPGRIAALVLSSPWLDTPGTALVKRAAHGILARLSHRRPKLRLRLPEPGASFRSISDTREGEWDVDPAWRPEAGFPVTVGWLAAVLAAHATLARGISVSAPVLVLCSAASTLGLAWKSAKLATDSVLDVEPMVRRAAGLGPRVTIRRLPGALHDVFLSRGEVRRLAVDSAAWWLDAYVPVRAADRRELPRAAPARTAVPVADAEPAGRSED comes from the coding sequence ATGGACGAATCCTGGGCCGAGGACATCCTCGGGCCATCCTTCCGCGCACTGACCCTGCCGCTCGAGCCCGACGACGAGGGACCCCGCGTCGCGACGCTCGTCGCCTACGAGCCGGACGGCGCCGGGGGCACCGCCGAACCGGCGGGTACCGCGCGTGCGGTGCTGTACGTCCACGGCTTCAGCGACTACTTCTTCCACGAGGAGCTCGCCCGGACCCTGCACCTGCACGGCTGGGCGTTCTTCGCCCTCGACCTGCACAAGTACGGGAGGAGCCTGCTGCCCGGCCAGACCCCGGGCTACGTGACCTCGCTCGAGGACTACGACGCGGACCTCGAGGCCGCGATCCTCGCCCTCGAACGCCGCATCGCCGTCCGCCGCGGCGTGCCGACGGCCGTCGACCTCGTCCTGATCGCGCACTCCACCGGCGGGCTCGTCGCCACGCTCTGGGCGGCACGCAATCCGGGCCGGATCGCCGCCCTCGTGCTCAGCAGCCCGTGGCTCGACACCCCGGGCACCGCGCTGGTGAAGCGCGCGGCCCACGGCATCCTGGCCCGGCTGTCCCACCGCCGGCCGAAGCTGCGCCTGCGGCTGCCCGAACCCGGCGCGTCCTTCCGCAGCATCAGCGACACGCGGGAGGGCGAGTGGGACGTCGATCCGGCATGGCGCCCGGAGGCCGGCTTCCCGGTGACCGTCGGCTGGCTCGCCGCCGTCCTGGCCGCACACGCCACCCTCGCGAGGGGGATCTCGGTCAGCGCCCCGGTCCTCGTCCTGTGCTCCGCGGCGTCGACCCTCGGCCTGGCGTGGAAGAGCGCGAAGCTCGCGACGGACAGCGTCCTCGACGTGGAACCCATGGTGCGCCGCGCGGCGGGACTCGGCCCGAGGGTGACCATCCGCCGGCTCCCCGGTGCACTGCACGACGTGTTCCTGTCCCGCGGTGAGGTGCGGAGACTCGCCGTCGACAGCGCCGCGTGGTGGCTCGATGCGTACGTCCCCGTGCGGGCGGCCGACCGCCGCGAACTCCCCCGGGCCGCTCCGGCCCGGACCGCCGTGCCGGTCGCGGACGCGGAGCCGGCCGGACGGTCGGAGGACTAG
- a CDS encoding isoprenyl transferase produces MPSIPRQFVPEHVAIVMDGNGRWANERGLPRTDGHKAGEAALLDVMAGAIEIGVRHVSVYAFSTENWKRSPEEVRFLMGFNKDVLRRQRDQLDAWGVRIRWSGRRPKLWQSVIRELEEAERHTVHNTTCTLTMCVNYGGRAEIADAARAIAEDVAAGTLKASSVNEKTIQRYLDEPDLPDVDLFLRTSGEQRLSNFMLWQSAYAEMVFMNTLWPDVDRRTLWRAIEEYASRDRRYGGAVDRTADARRSS; encoded by the coding sequence GTGCCGTCCATCCCACGGCAATTCGTCCCCGAGCACGTGGCGATCGTCATGGACGGCAACGGCCGCTGGGCCAACGAGCGGGGACTGCCCCGCACGGACGGGCACAAGGCCGGCGAGGCCGCGCTCCTCGACGTCATGGCCGGCGCGATCGAGATCGGTGTCCGGCACGTCTCCGTGTACGCCTTCAGCACGGAGAACTGGAAGCGCTCACCTGAGGAGGTCCGCTTCCTCATGGGCTTCAACAAGGACGTGCTGCGCCGCCAGCGCGATCAGCTCGACGCCTGGGGTGTGAGGATCCGCTGGTCCGGGCGGCGTCCGAAGCTGTGGCAGTCGGTCATCCGCGAGCTGGAGGAGGCGGAGCGGCACACAGTGCACAACACGACGTGCACGCTCACCATGTGCGTCAACTACGGCGGGCGGGCCGAGATCGCCGATGCGGCCCGGGCCATCGCCGAGGACGTCGCCGCGGGGACACTGAAGGCCTCCTCGGTCAACGAGAAGACGATCCAGCGCTACCTGGATGAACCCGACCTGCCCGACGTCGACCTGTTCCTCCGCACGTCCGGTGAGCAGCGGCTGTCCAACTTCATGCTGTGGCAGTCGGCGTACGCGGAGATGGTGTTCATGAACACCCTCTGGCCCGACGTCGACCGCCGCACGCTCTGGCGTGCCATCGAGGAGTACGCGTCGCGCGACCGCCGCTACGGCGGAGCCGTGGACCGCACCGCGGACGCCCGCCGCTCCTCCTAG
- a CDS encoding HesB/IscA family protein produces the protein MSTPTTEAAALQESTELPAHEVDLSDVAAGKVRSLLEQEGRTDLRLRVAVQPGGCSGLIYQLYFDERVLDGDAVRDFDGVEVIVDKMSVPYLSGASIDFEDTISKQGFTIDNPNAGGSCACGDSFH, from the coding sequence ATGAGCACACCGACCACCGAAGCAGCAGCCCTGCAGGAGTCCACCGAGCTTCCTGCCCACGAGGTCGACCTGTCCGATGTCGCAGCCGGCAAGGTGCGCAGCCTCCTCGAGCAGGAGGGCCGTACGGACCTCCGCCTGCGCGTGGCGGTACAGCCCGGCGGCTGCTCGGGCCTGATCTACCAGCTGTACTTCGACGAGCGGGTCCTGGACGGCGATGCCGTCCGCGACTTCGACGGCGTCGAGGTCATCGTGGACAAGATGAGCGTGCCCTACCTGTCCGGTGCGTCCATCGACTTCGAGGACACCATCTCGAAGCAGGGATTCACCATTGACAACCCGAACGCCGGCGGCTCCTGCGCCTGCGGGGACTCCTTCCACTAA
- a CDS encoding dipeptidase, with protein sequence MSTPTEHPHEPSDVVEQLRASVDTAFPRIVEELSGLVAIPGIAWEAFDAAELDRSAEAVAALIRGAGIDDVRILRVDNDGTPGGPAVVARRPAVGDRPTVLLYAHHDVQPPGDPALWETEPFVATERDGRLYGRGAADDKAGIMAHVGAFRALSDVLGDAFGVGVTLFIEGEEEAGSPTFRSFLETYRADLEADVIVVADSSNWKVGVPALTTSLRGLVDGTIEVQVLDHAVHSGMFGGPVLDAPTLLARLIATLHDDAGDVAIAGLQGGDHATVDYAEQDYRADASVLDGVDLAGTGSIASRLWHKPALSIIGMDVPSVALSSNTLLPRARAKFSLRLAPGQEPQAAMDAVRSHVESHAPFGARVTFTPGETGSPFRTDTSEPASRLALEALEEAWGVPAVEAGMGGSIPFIADLTELFPSAQILITGVEDPDSRAHSANESLHLDEFRKAVLAEAILLARINDGGLHRDQG encoded by the coding sequence ATGAGTACCCCCACCGAGCATCCGCACGAGCCCTCCGACGTCGTCGAGCAGCTGCGGGCGAGCGTCGACACGGCGTTCCCCCGGATCGTCGAGGAGCTCTCCGGCCTCGTCGCCATCCCGGGCATCGCCTGGGAGGCCTTCGACGCCGCCGAACTCGATCGCAGCGCAGAGGCCGTCGCCGCGCTGATCCGCGGCGCCGGCATCGACGACGTCCGCATCCTGCGCGTCGACAACGACGGCACGCCCGGCGGGCCCGCCGTCGTCGCCCGCCGTCCCGCGGTCGGCGACCGGCCGACCGTGCTCCTCTACGCGCATCACGACGTCCAGCCGCCCGGCGATCCCGCGCTGTGGGAGACCGAACCGTTCGTCGCCACGGAACGCGACGGCAGGCTCTACGGGCGGGGGGCAGCCGACGACAAGGCCGGCATCATGGCGCACGTCGGCGCCTTCCGGGCACTGTCCGACGTGCTCGGCGACGCGTTCGGGGTGGGCGTCACGCTGTTCATCGAGGGCGAGGAGGAGGCCGGCTCGCCCACTTTCCGCTCCTTCCTCGAGACCTACCGCGCCGACCTGGAGGCCGACGTCATCGTCGTCGCCGATTCGAGCAACTGGAAGGTCGGCGTGCCCGCGCTGACCACGAGCCTGCGAGGGCTCGTCGACGGCACCATCGAGGTGCAGGTCCTCGACCACGCGGTGCACTCCGGGATGTTCGGCGGGCCGGTCCTCGACGCCCCGACGCTGCTCGCCCGGCTCATCGCGACGCTGCACGACGACGCCGGCGACGTCGCCATCGCGGGCCTGCAGGGCGGGGACCACGCGACCGTGGACTACGCCGAACAGGACTACCGCGCGGACGCCTCGGTGCTCGACGGCGTCGACCTCGCAGGGACGGGCTCCATCGCCTCCAGGCTGTGGCACAAGCCCGCCCTGTCCATCATCGGCATGGACGTCCCGAGCGTCGCCCTGTCCTCGAACACCCTCCTCCCGCGCGCCCGCGCCAAGTTCAGCCTCCGCCTGGCGCCCGGGCAGGAACCGCAGGCGGCCATGGACGCCGTCCGGAGCCATGTCGAGAGCCACGCGCCGTTCGGCGCCCGCGTGACCTTCACGCCGGGGGAGACCGGCAGCCCCTTCCGTACCGATACCAGCGAGCCCGCGTCGCGCCTGGCGCTGGAGGCCCTCGAGGAGGCGTGGGGCGTGCCGGCCGTCGAGGCGGGGATGGGTGGTTCCATCCCCTTCATCGCCGACCTCACGGAGCTCTTCCCCTCCGCCCAGATCCTGATCACCGGCGTCGAGGACCCCGATTCGAGGGCCCACAGCGCGAACGAGTCCCTGCACCTCGACGAGTTCCGGAAAGCCGTCCTGGCCGAGGCGATCCTCCTCGCCCGGATCAACGACGGCGGGCTGCACCGCGACCAGGGGTGA